GCCGGCGATGACCGGATCGACCTGGTTGCGGTGATTGAAGATGAAGACCGCCGGGCGCTGCGCGGTCAGGTTCTCCCCCCCGATGACGTTGAGGTGCACGCCGGCGATCGCCAGCGACAGCTGGGAGAAGGTCGAGGTGAAGAAGTTGACGCCGCGGCGCCGGTTGCGGGTCAGTACCCCGATGCCCACGGCGCCGGCGGCGACGGGGAACATCGAGCCGAAGCCGGCGAGGGTGCGCAGCTGGCGCCGCAGACCCACCGGACCGCGGCTGTTGAACCGCAGGATCGGCCAGCCGCGGCGCTTGGCCACGGCGGCCATTTTGCCCTCCGGATTGGTCGGACGCGGGTTGCCGACCAGATACATCAGGGCGACGTCCTCGTCGCCGTCGGCGTAGAAGTAGCTGTCCTGCAGGTCGATGCCGTTCTCGGCTGCAAACCGTTGCACCGCAGCGGCTTTGCCCGGCCCCCACAGGATCGGCTTCTGTACACCGCCGGTGAGGATGCCGTCTTCGGTGGTCTCGAACTTGTTGGTGAGCATGTTGGAGATGCCGAGGAACCGCGCCACCGGGTTGACCTGGATGGTCAGCGCCGACGAGCTGAGCACCACGGTGTGCCCGCGCGCGACGTGCGCCCGTACCAGCTCGCGCATCTCCGGGTAAATCCGCGACTCGATCCGCTGCACGAACAGCCGCTCACCGATCTCCTCCAGGTCGTCCAGCACGCGGCCGGCCAACGCGGCGGCGGCCTTGCCGATGAGGTCTTCGAACTCGATGCGCCCCAGCGTGTGGCTCAGCCCGGCCTGGACCATGCCGAGCAGCTCGCCCACACCCATGTCACGGCGCAGCAGCCGCTCCTGGGTGAGGATCACCGCCGTGAAGCCGGCCACCAGTGTCCCGTCCAGGTCGAAGAACGCCCCGATCCTGGGACCCGGTGGGCTGGACATGATTTCGGCGACCGAGCCCGGCAACCGCATGTCCCCGGGCGTTCCGCCGTCGTCTCGCTGATCTTTCGGGGCGCTCATGAGCCGGCCGCCGTTCGTGCCGAGGTCGCCGGTTCGGTGAAGGAAGCGGGCACCGCGCGGGTCGCCCCGTCACCGGCGAGCGCCAGGATTTCGTCGAAGCCCTCCAGCAGGCATTGGGCGAACAGCGGCTCGTTGCGCACCGACGCCCGGTCGTAACGCACCGTGATGGTGCACCACCCGCCCCGCGAGATCAGCACCACCATCATCGCCACCCCGGGCAGTGGGCCAATGCCATACTGCCGCAACACCTTTGCACCGGCAATGTAGGTGTCTCCGGGGTACACCGGGACATTGCTGGCCTGCACGTCGGAGCCGATGACCGAGCCGGTGATGCCCTCGAGGACCGCGGTCGGCAGGACGCTGAGCAGTGGTGCGACGGAACCGATGATGTTCATGGCGGGCTCGTCGCGGCGCTGCGTCATCTGTGCGCGGATCTTCTTCATCCGCGAGACCGGATCGAGGGTGCCCACGGGTGCGGCCAGGTTGACGCCGGTGAACCGGTTGCCGCCGGCCGTATCGGCTTCGGCCCGCAGGTTCACCGGTACCGCCATCGGCAGCGTGCTGATCGGCACGCCGAGCGCCTCGTGGTAGCGCCGCAAGGCGCCGCACAGGCCGGCGAGGTAGGCGTCGTTGATCGAACCCCCGCCGGCCTTGGCGGCCCGGTGCAGATCCGAGAGCGGGATGTCGATCGCTTCGGTGCGGGTGGCCAGGCTGCGCCGCCGCAGCAGCGGCGACGGCTCGGCCGCCCGGTTGAGCACCCGCATCCCGGACAGGGCGTAACCCACGATCCCGGACACGGTCGACGCCGGTTCCAGCACCGCCCGTCCGGCCACCGATACCGCCCCGGACACTGCGCTCAGGACGCCACCGACCACGGCGGTGGGCAGGTGGCTAATGCCTTGCCGCATCAAGTCATTGGGCGTGAGGTCCTGAGGGATGGGCAGCGGGGGCGTCGGCTTGGGCGGCGGGTTGCGCTCG
This genomic interval from Mycobacterium sp. SMC-2 contains the following:
- a CDS encoding wax ester/triacylglycerol synthase family O-acyltransferase produces the protein MSESVEVVQLSDQLGPVDYLMHRGEANPRTRSGIMALELLDTTPDWDRFLARFENASRRVLRLRQKVVVPTLPTASPRWVVDPDFNLEFHVRRMRVAEPGTLRDVFNLAEVILQSPLDISRPLWTATLVEGLADGKAATLLHVSHAVTDGVGGVQMFAEIYDLERNPPPKPTPPLPIPQDLTPNDLMRQGISHLPTAVVGGVLSAVSGAVSVAGRAVLEPASTVSGIVGYALSGMRVLNRAAEPSPLLRRRSLATRTEAIDIPLSDLHRAAKAGGGSINDAYLAGLCGALRRYHEALGVPISTLPMAVPVNLRAEADTAGGNRFTGVNLAAPVGTLDPVSRMKKIRAQMTQRRDEPAMNIIGSVAPLLSVLPTAVLEGITGSVIGSDVQASNVPVYPGDTYIAGAKVLRQYGIGPLPGVAMMVVLISRGGWCTITVRYDRASVRNEPLFAQCLLEGFDEILALAGDGATRAVPASFTEPATSARTAAGS
- a CDS encoding HAD-IB family hydrolase/lysophospholipid acyltransferase family protein, which gives rise to MSAPKDQRDDGGTPGDMRLPGSVAEIMSSPPGPRIGAFFDLDGTLVAGFTAVILTQERLLRRDMGVGELLGMVQAGLSHTLGRIEFEDLIGKAAAALAGRVLDDLEEIGERLFVQRIESRIYPEMRELVRAHVARGHTVVLSSSALTIQVNPVARFLGISNMLTNKFETTEDGILTGGVQKPILWGPGKAAAVQRFAAENGIDLQDSYFYADGDEDVALMYLVGNPRPTNPEGKMAAVAKRRGWPILRFNSRGPVGLRRQLRTLAGFGSMFPVAAGAVGIGVLTRNRRRGVNFFTSTFSQLSLAIAGVHLNVIGGENLTAQRPAVFIFNHRNQVDPVIAGALVRDNWIGVGKKELKKDPIMGTLGKLLDGVFIDRDDPVAAVETMREVEDRAKKGLSIVIAPEGTRVDTTEVGPFKKGPFRLAMAAGIPIVPIVIRNAELVAARNSTVINPGTVDVAVFPPISVQDWTVENLPERIAEVRQLYLDTLANWPVDELPQVDLYAEKKAAAKAKTLAKKTAAKAVSKAPAKKAPAKKAAPKRRPAKANPHESQVALKDGEAQRPTETTAVAEPPQSPPEGRR